The Aureispira anguillae genome contains a region encoding:
- a CDS encoding TonB-dependent receptor produces MENYKTLIVTLISFFVFIGGNTAQDNEVKLQTLRGEVIDRVTGKGIPNVLVELLNHTPRIAAISKEDGAFELENVPVGYQRIRVNGYGYYDVVHSELVIAGKQSVIKIKMEEEFTMDIATIETTERGRFRNTKMMTIDEMNVVSARPFNIEETNRYITGFGGPARAVTNYPGLLNTDDAQNYIVSRGNSPYGIQWMVEGVPIENPHHFATMGNTGALFPLLNNNLLASSDFINGAFAAQYNNVYAGMFDINMRKGNNERHEFSAQLSVYGAELIAEGPFKKKGASFAVAARAGIFDVLQKLGMSLGTNAAPRYYDLNFKIDIPTKDAGHFSFFGVGGISDLAVLDHGATEDDAFANAGINFYINTGFGLVGFNHSKFFENDISLKTTLSYLIEDYKLHRDTIFPDTLLPYFTMHNLRQRVGLSSIFNKKFSTKLFFRAGVNAYVHFIAAKGEWRRRNELHSLANDIQVLAGGFVETRYKISSSFAFVLGLQGMYWSLNENSWALEPRVALDWRLGRRHRLSLGYGWHSKIQSFAVSFLVKKQADGSYDNSNRELGLNRSHQLALSYDAYLAKYWGIKANAYVMYNTDIAVQKRNSSFSIANYGNFAVYPDSTGLESKGKSVNYGVEFSLEKFFNKGLYGLLSAAYQRALYQGSDEVWRNSAFDAQYVTSLVMGKEFKIGKKKRNVIYGDCRFNLHGGLPYTPIDLEASKLAGREILLEDQAYSKRLGIYKRIDVRIGARFNHRRKRVSHHVYVVIQNVALFKNDFEVKYNPATEQIVTTQQFGFVPNLFYQVFF; encoded by the coding sequence ATGGAGAATTACAAAACACTAATCGTTACACTAATAAGTTTTTTTGTTTTTATTGGAGGGAATACAGCTCAAGATAACGAAGTTAAATTACAGACTCTACGGGGAGAAGTAATTGACCGAGTTACAGGCAAAGGCATTCCCAATGTATTGGTAGAACTTTTAAATCATACGCCAAGAATTGCTGCTATTTCCAAAGAAGATGGAGCCTTTGAATTAGAGAATGTTCCAGTTGGGTATCAGAGAATTCGGGTGAATGGTTATGGTTATTATGATGTAGTACACTCTGAGTTGGTTATAGCAGGAAAACAATCTGTTATCAAGATAAAAATGGAAGAAGAGTTTACCATGGATATTGCAACGATTGAAACAACAGAACGAGGGCGATTTAGGAATACTAAAATGATGACCATTGATGAGATGAATGTGGTTAGTGCAAGACCATTTAATATTGAAGAAACCAACCGTTATATCACTGGTTTTGGTGGTCCAGCACGAGCCGTAACGAACTATCCTGGCTTATTAAATACCGATGATGCCCAGAATTATATTGTTTCGAGAGGGAATAGCCCTTATGGTATTCAGTGGATGGTAGAGGGAGTGCCGATCGAGAACCCTCATCACTTTGCGACCATGGGCAATACAGGGGCTTTGTTTCCTTTGTTGAATAACAACTTATTAGCCTCTTCTGATTTTATCAACGGAGCTTTTGCGGCACAGTACAACAATGTATATGCGGGAATGTTTGACATCAATATGCGAAAAGGAAATAATGAGCGGCATGAATTTTCGGCACAATTAAGTGTTTATGGAGCTGAACTTATTGCTGAGGGACCTTTTAAGAAAAAAGGGGCTTCTTTTGCGGTAGCTGCACGAGCAGGAATTTTTGATGTACTACAGAAATTAGGAATGAGTTTAGGAACAAATGCGGCTCCTAGGTATTATGATTTAAACTTTAAGATTGATATTCCAACTAAGGATGCAGGGCATTTTTCTTTCTTTGGTGTAGGGGGAATTTCTGACTTAGCGGTTTTAGATCATGGAGCTACTGAAGACGATGCTTTTGCGAATGCAGGGATTAATTTTTATATCAATACGGGGTTTGGTTTAGTAGGTTTTAATCACTCGAAATTTTTTGAGAACGACATTTCTTTAAAAACAACCTTGTCGTATTTAATTGAGGATTACAAATTACATCGAGATACAATTTTTCCAGATACGCTATTGCCTTATTTTACGATGCACAACTTAAGGCAACGAGTAGGACTGTCAAGCATTTTTAATAAGAAGTTTAGCACCAAACTTTTCTTTAGAGCAGGGGTAAATGCCTATGTTCATTTTATCGCAGCAAAGGGAGAATGGCGTAGGAGGAATGAACTTCATTCTTTAGCGAATGACATTCAAGTTTTGGCAGGTGGTTTTGTCGAAACAAGATACAAAATTTCTAGTTCTTTTGCTTTTGTTCTGGGGCTACAAGGTATGTATTGGAGCCTGAATGAGAATTCTTGGGCATTAGAACCTAGAGTGGCTTTAGATTGGCGATTGGGAAGGCGACATAGGCTTAGTCTGGGCTATGGTTGGCACAGTAAAATTCAATCTTTTGCAGTTTCTTTCTTGGTCAAAAAACAAGCAGATGGAAGTTATGACAATAGTAATAGAGAATTGGGGCTAAATCGTAGCCATCAACTGGCTTTATCTTATGATGCTTACTTGGCTAAATATTGGGGAATTAAAGCCAATGCCTATGTTATGTATAATACAGATATTGCCGTTCAAAAAAGAAATAGTAGTTTTTCTATTGCCAATTATGGTAATTTTGCGGTATATCCAGATTCTACAGGTTTAGAAAGCAAAGGGAAATCGGTCAATTATGGGGTTGAATTCTCGCTTGAAAAATTCTTTAACAAGGGCTTGTATGGTTTGTTGTCTGCTGCTTATCAACGGGCTTTGTATCAAGGAAGTGATGAGGTTTGGCGCAATAGTGCCTTTGATGCTCAATATGTTACTTCTTTGGTAATGGGAAAGGAATTTAAGATAGGGAAAAAGAAAAGAAATGTTATTTATGGTGATTGCCGCTTTAATTTGCATGGCGGTTTGCCTTATACTCCCATTGATTTAGAAGCTTCTAAGTTGGCAGGCAGAGAAATTTTGTTAGAAGATCAGGCTTATAGTAAACGTTTGGGGATTTATAAAAGAATTGATGTTCGAATTGGCGCACGCTTTAACCATAGAAGAAAACGAGTTTCACATCATGTTTATGTTGTGATTCAGAATGTAGCCTTATTTAAAAACGATTTTGAAGTAAAATACAATCCTGCTACCGAACAAATTGTGACCACACAGCAGTTTGGTTTTGTTCCGAATTTATTTTACCAAGTTTTCTTTTAA